One genomic segment of Actinoplanes ianthinogenes includes these proteins:
- a CDS encoding sugar phosphate isomerase/epimerase family protein, with the protein MLRLGSCPDSWGVWYADDPAQTPWSRFLDELASAGYRWLELGPYGYLPTDPARLADELAARGLRCAAGTVGGVGGPHRDFPAVLAETRRVAELTRAAGGRNVVFVPVPGYRDDATGGYREASTLSDTQWRDLLVNTGTLGRMLAEEYGLSLRFHPHADYQVEYQAQVERFLDGTDPRFVSLCLDVGHLAYRRADILQLITKYPSRIGYVHLKQMDPALALRAEAEDLAFAQAVRLGVSVPPPAGAPDMPAVLAALAALGADLFCVVEQDMYPCDFDVPLPIAIRTRRYLEETGDFDS; encoded by the coding sequence ATGCTGCGGCTCGGCAGCTGCCCCGACTCGTGGGGCGTCTGGTACGCCGACGACCCGGCACAGACCCCGTGGTCCCGGTTCCTCGACGAGCTGGCGTCGGCAGGTTACCGCTGGTTGGAGCTCGGCCCGTACGGCTATCTGCCCACCGATCCGGCGCGGCTGGCCGACGAGCTGGCCGCACGCGGGCTGCGCTGTGCGGCAGGCACGGTCGGCGGGGTCGGCGGACCGCACCGCGACTTTCCCGCCGTGCTGGCGGAGACCCGGCGCGTCGCCGAGCTGACCCGCGCCGCCGGTGGCCGCAACGTGGTGTTCGTGCCGGTGCCCGGTTACCGGGACGACGCGACCGGGGGCTATCGGGAGGCGTCCACGCTGAGTGACACCCAGTGGCGCGACCTCCTGGTGAACACCGGCACCCTGGGCCGGATGCTCGCCGAGGAGTACGGGCTCAGCCTGCGGTTCCACCCACACGCCGACTACCAGGTGGAGTACCAGGCGCAGGTGGAGCGATTCCTGGACGGGACCGATCCGCGGTTCGTGTCGTTGTGTCTGGACGTCGGACACCTGGCGTACCGCCGAGCCGACATTCTCCAACTCATCACGAAATATCCGTCTCGAATTGGATATGTCCATTTAAAGCAGATGGACCCGGCACTGGCTCTGCGCGCGGAAGCCGAGGATCTCGCCTTCGCCCAGGCCGTCCGGCTGGGGGTGAGCGTCCCGCCGCCGGCCGGCGCACCCGACATGCCCGCCGTGCTCGCCGCCCTCGCCGCCCTGGGCGCCGACCTCTTCTGCGTGGTCGAGCAGGACATGTACCCGTGCGACTTCGATGTTCCGCTGCCGATCGCGATCCGTACCCGCAGGTATCTCGAGGAGACAGGAGATTTCGACTCATGA
- a CDS encoding substrate-binding domain-containing protein: MRPFLAAAAVTVLALAACSSGGKDDTKTDSDSGGGNAAGSSGYTVAFVTHETPGDAFWDKVRAGAEQAAKDTGVSLKYSNDPDATKQAQLIQSAVDAKVNGIATTLVTPDALAGAVKSATTAGIPVVGLNAGIDQYQQLGALMYFGSDESLAGTSLGKRIAGQGVKHPLCVIHQTGSVSLEARCAGVKSAVPGTENIQVNGADDSAVTTTLQAKLAQDKSIDYIVALNAQVALDAINAKQQASSQAKLATFDLNTDIAKKIKDGSVEFAIDQQPYVQGYMSVTSLYLYLKNGNDIGGGKPVLTGPSFVDSANIEKILPFTEKNTR; this comes from the coding sequence ATGAGGCCCTTTCTCGCCGCGGCCGCGGTAACAGTCCTCGCCCTCGCCGCGTGCAGCAGCGGCGGCAAGGACGACACCAAGACCGACAGTGACAGCGGCGGCGGCAACGCGGCCGGCAGCTCCGGTTACACGGTCGCCTTCGTGACCCATGAGACGCCGGGCGACGCGTTCTGGGACAAGGTGCGCGCCGGGGCCGAGCAGGCGGCCAAGGACACCGGCGTCAGCCTGAAGTACTCCAACGACCCGGACGCCACCAAGCAGGCCCAGCTTATCCAGAGCGCGGTCGACGCCAAGGTCAACGGCATCGCCACCACCCTGGTCACCCCGGACGCGCTGGCCGGCGCGGTCAAGTCGGCCACCACGGCCGGCATCCCGGTGGTCGGGCTGAACGCCGGCATCGACCAGTACCAGCAGCTCGGCGCGCTGATGTACTTCGGCTCCGACGAGTCCCTCGCGGGCACCAGCCTCGGCAAGCGGATCGCCGGCCAGGGCGTCAAGCACCCGCTCTGCGTCATCCACCAAACCGGCTCGGTGTCCCTGGAAGCTCGCTGCGCCGGCGTCAAGAGCGCCGTGCCCGGCACGGAGAACATCCAGGTCAACGGTGCCGACGACAGTGCGGTGACCACCACGTTGCAGGCCAAACTGGCGCAGGACAAGTCGATCGACTACATCGTGGCGCTGAACGCCCAGGTCGCCCTGGACGCGATCAACGCCAAGCAGCAGGCGTCGTCGCAGGCCAAACTGGCCACCTTCGACCTGAACACGGACATCGCCAAGAAGATCAAGGACGGCTCGGTCGAGTTCGCCATCGACCAGCAGCCGTACGTGCAGGGCTACATGTCGGTCACCTCGCTTTACCTGTATCTCAAGAACGGCAACGACATCGGTGGCGGCAAGCCGGTGCTGACCGGCCCGTCCTTCGTGGACTCCGCCAACATCGAGAAGATCCTGCCGTTCACCGAGAAGAACACCCGGTGA
- a CDS encoding ABC transporter permease: MRRFLRLLARPETGALVAALVIFVFFLLVAPSFRSLAAFCTVLYQSSTIGIVAVGVGLLMIGGEFDLSAGVITISAGLVNSMFCWYLGVNLWAGALLSLAFCLAVGFLNGWLVMRTGIPSFLITLGTFFVLQGANLGVTKLVTGSVSSRDISAIDGFASLRKVFAWSFPLGDATVWITVLWWALFVVVAAWTLQRARIGNWIYAVGGSASSARAVGVPVVRTKIGLFMTVSFLGWFVGMHLLYRFNTLQAGNGVGNEFLYIIAAVVGGTLLTGGFGNAFGVAIGAFIFGTTSLGIVYAGWDPNWFKAFLGVMLLLAVLVNTYVKRLSSSPAAFASVADPPAPALAASGKESRRD; encoded by the coding sequence GTGAGGCGGTTCCTCCGGCTGCTGGCGCGCCCCGAGACGGGCGCGCTGGTGGCGGCCCTGGTGATTTTCGTGTTCTTCCTGCTGGTGGCACCGTCGTTCCGGTCCCTGGCGGCGTTCTGCACGGTGCTCTACCAGTCGTCGACGATCGGCATCGTCGCGGTCGGCGTCGGGCTGCTGATGATCGGCGGCGAGTTCGACCTGTCAGCCGGCGTGATCACCATCAGCGCCGGGCTGGTCAACTCGATGTTCTGCTGGTACCTCGGGGTCAACCTGTGGGCCGGCGCGCTGCTGTCGCTGGCGTTCTGCCTGGCCGTCGGGTTCCTCAACGGGTGGCTGGTGATGCGGACCGGGATACCCAGCTTCCTGATCACGCTCGGCACGTTCTTCGTCCTGCAGGGCGCCAACCTCGGGGTGACGAAGCTGGTCACCGGGTCGGTGTCGAGCCGCGACATCAGCGCGATCGACGGGTTCGCCTCGTTGCGGAAGGTCTTCGCCTGGAGTTTCCCGCTGGGCGACGCGACCGTGTGGATCACCGTACTGTGGTGGGCGCTCTTCGTCGTGGTGGCGGCCTGGACGTTGCAGCGGGCCCGGATCGGGAACTGGATCTACGCGGTCGGCGGCTCGGCGAGCAGTGCCCGGGCCGTGGGTGTGCCGGTGGTGCGCACCAAGATCGGGCTGTTCATGACGGTGTCGTTCCTCGGCTGGTTCGTCGGCATGCACCTGCTGTACCGGTTCAACACCCTGCAAGCCGGTAACGGGGTGGGCAACGAGTTCCTCTACATCATCGCGGCGGTGGTCGGCGGGACGCTGCTGACCGGCGGGTTCGGCAACGCCTTCGGCGTCGCGATCGGAGCCTTCATCTTCGGTACGACCAGCCTCGGCATCGTCTACGCGGGATGGGACCCGAACTGGTTCAAGGCGTTCCTCGGCGTCATGCTCCTGCTGGCGGTGCTGGTCAACACGTACGTCAAACGCCTGTCGTCGTCGCCGGCCGCGTTCGCGTCCGTGGCCGATCCACCGGCCCCCGCGCTCGCGGCGTCCGGGAAGGAGAGCCGACGTGACTGA
- a CDS encoding ATP-binding cassette domain-containing protein: protein MTDTLADHADRGLRRGEPLVELAGVGKSYGPISALRDVDLRVAAGEVTCVLGDNGAGKSTLIKIISGLHPHSAGTLTVDGVARSFGSPREALDLGIATVYQDLAVVPLMEVWRNFFLGSELVSGRYPLAGMRIRDMRRIADEELRKMGIAVSDINQPIGTLSGGQRQCVAIARAVYFGARVLILDEPTAALGVKQSGVVLKYIAAARDAGLGVVFITHNPQHAYLVGDHFVILKLGAAVLDARRGEVTLAELTTQMAGGDELAELARELDRPS, encoded by the coding sequence GTGACTGACACCCTGGCCGACCACGCGGACCGTGGCCTGCGCCGCGGCGAGCCGCTGGTCGAGCTGGCCGGCGTGGGCAAGTCCTACGGCCCGATCAGCGCGCTGCGCGACGTCGACCTGCGGGTCGCGGCCGGCGAGGTGACCTGCGTGCTCGGCGACAACGGGGCCGGCAAGTCGACCCTCATCAAGATCATTTCAGGGCTGCACCCGCACAGCGCCGGAACGCTGACGGTGGACGGGGTGGCCCGGTCCTTCGGCTCGCCGCGCGAGGCGCTCGACCTCGGCATCGCCACGGTGTATCAGGACCTGGCGGTGGTGCCGCTGATGGAGGTCTGGCGCAACTTCTTCCTCGGCTCCGAGCTGGTGTCCGGGCGCTACCCGCTGGCCGGGATGCGGATCCGGGACATGCGCCGGATCGCGGATGAGGAGCTGCGCAAGATGGGCATCGCCGTGTCCGACATCAACCAGCCGATCGGGACCCTGTCCGGCGGGCAGCGGCAGTGCGTGGCGATCGCGCGGGCGGTCTACTTCGGCGCCCGGGTGCTGATCCTGGACGAGCCGACCGCCGCGCTCGGGGTCAAGCAGTCCGGGGTGGTGCTGAAATACATCGCCGCGGCACGCGACGCCGGCCTCGGGGTCGTCTTCATCACCCACAATCCGCAGCACGCCTACCTGGTCGGGGACCACTTCGTGATCCTGAAACTGGGCGCGGCCGTGCTCGACGCGCGGCGCGGCGAGGTCACCCTCGCGGAGCTGACCACCCAGATGGCCGGCGGGGACGAGCTCGCCGAACTCGCCCGCGAGCTGGACCGGCCCTCATGA
- a CDS encoding Gfo/Idh/MocA family protein, protein MSLRVGVIGTGMIGRDHIRRMRTVQAGVSVVAVADVDGELAARVAAGIGAVAHPDGRELIASPGVDAVVVCSWGGTHEEYVLAAIAAGKPVFCEKPLATSQQACLRIMAAEAGHGSRLVQVGYMRRYDAAYRALKQVLDSGVIGAPLMMHCAHRNAGVPDFYQPDNIITDTAVHEIDLVRWMFGSEIVRVRVLRPRASRNAGELPDPLLLVLELANEVLVDVELSVNVRYGYDIRGEILGEDGTVSLGDPGLVAVRRAGQVGGPVPADWRDRFGAAYDVELRDWAASAAGSGPPDGPGAWDGYAAAVVSEAAVRALRTGEPVTVTLVDRPKLYD, encoded by the coding sequence ATGAGCCTGCGGGTCGGGGTGATCGGGACCGGCATGATCGGGCGGGACCACATCCGGCGGATGCGGACCGTGCAGGCCGGCGTCTCCGTCGTCGCGGTGGCCGATGTGGATGGTGAGCTGGCGGCCCGGGTGGCCGCCGGGATCGGGGCGGTCGCGCACCCCGACGGGCGGGAGCTGATCGCCTCGCCGGGCGTGGACGCCGTGGTGGTCTGCTCGTGGGGCGGCACGCACGAGGAGTACGTGCTCGCCGCGATCGCGGCCGGCAAGCCGGTGTTCTGCGAGAAGCCGCTGGCCACCAGCCAGCAGGCCTGCTTGCGGATCATGGCGGCCGAGGCCGGGCACGGCAGCCGGCTGGTCCAGGTCGGCTACATGCGACGGTACGACGCCGCGTACCGGGCGCTGAAACAGGTGCTGGACAGCGGGGTGATCGGGGCGCCGCTGATGATGCACTGCGCGCACCGCAACGCCGGCGTGCCCGATTTCTACCAGCCGGACAACATCATCACCGACACCGCGGTGCACGAGATCGACCTGGTGCGCTGGATGTTCGGCAGCGAGATCGTCCGGGTGCGGGTGCTCCGGCCCCGGGCCAGCCGGAACGCCGGTGAGCTGCCGGACCCGCTGCTGCTCGTGCTGGAGCTGGCCAACGAGGTGCTGGTCGACGTGGAGCTCTCGGTGAACGTCCGGTACGGCTACGACATCCGCGGCGAGATCCTCGGCGAGGACGGGACGGTGTCGCTGGGCGATCCCGGGCTGGTCGCGGTGCGGCGGGCGGGACAGGTGGGCGGGCCGGTGCCGGCGGACTGGCGGGACAGGTTCGGCGCGGCCTACGACGTCGAGCTGCGGGACTGGGCGGCGTCGGCGGCCGGCAGCGGGCCGCCGGACGGGCCCGGGGCGTGGGACGGCTATGCCGCGGCGGTTGTCTCCGAGGCGGCGGTGCGGGCGCTGCGGACCGGCGAACCGGTCACGGTCACCCTGGTGGACCGGCCGAAACTGTACGACTGA
- a CDS encoding TetR/AcrR family transcriptional regulator: MDTARPATRRRGRPGHDLDAVLAAAVRLFNARGYDATSMFDVAEALGITKSTLYHHVSGKEQLLAMAVDRAVDGLFEAATQVQDQQTTATVRLQELVRRSVLVLAERLEFVTLLLRVHGNSEVEQHALARRREFDALVTELVKQAQAEGGIRADVDPATAARLLFGMVNSLVGWYRPERGHPETIAATVVRLAFDGLRTIDTTDDQGVQEEQ; this comes from the coding sequence ATGGACACCGCCCGACCCGCCACGCGCCGTCGCGGCCGCCCCGGTCACGACCTGGACGCGGTGCTGGCCGCCGCGGTCCGCCTGTTCAACGCCCGCGGCTACGACGCGACCAGCATGTTCGACGTGGCGGAGGCGCTCGGCATCACCAAGTCCACGCTCTATCACCACGTCAGCGGCAAGGAGCAGCTGCTGGCGATGGCCGTGGACCGGGCCGTGGACGGCCTCTTCGAGGCCGCGACCCAAGTTCAAGATCAACAGACCACGGCTACCGTACGCCTCCAAGAGCTGGTCAGGCGCAGCGTCCTGGTCCTCGCCGAGCGCCTCGAGTTCGTCACCCTGCTGCTGCGCGTGCACGGCAACAGCGAGGTGGAGCAGCACGCCCTGGCCCGTCGCCGGGAGTTCGACGCCCTCGTCACCGAGCTGGTCAAACAGGCGCAGGCGGAGGGCGGGATCCGCGCCGACGTCGATCCGGCGACCGCCGCGCGCCTGCTGTTCGGCATGGTCAACTCGCTGGTCGGGTGGTATCGCCCGGAGCGCGGGCACCCGGAGACGATCGCCGCGACCGTGGTCCGGCTGGCCTTCGACGGACTTCGGACAATCGATACAACAGATGATCAAGGCGTCCAAGAGGAACAATGA